From a region of the Paenibacillus segetis genome:
- a CDS encoding glucosamine-6-phosphate deaminase — protein MRIIVKDTEQELDMAAALEVTKQVIVKPDSVITFAGGQTTIGLHHEIVHLYQQWGVDYSKMKAFTLDEYVGLSPEDHKSVSFRIRNQVLDHLNIKSEHIHMPDGMAEDLDTACHEYSRLLDKHPVDLEVLGIGTNGHIGFNEPGTAFHLDTHVKDLESRTAEMKAGFFGSAAMVPKQGLTVGIKRIMMSKQILLLAKGESKAEIIKKALYGEITPEIPASVLQLHPFLTVILDKEAAKIL, from the coding sequence ATGCGGATTATTGTAAAAGATACGGAACAAGAGCTGGATATGGCAGCCGCACTTGAAGTAACCAAGCAGGTTATTGTGAAACCGGACAGTGTAATAACCTTTGCCGGAGGGCAGACCACGATTGGACTTCATCATGAAATCGTACATTTGTATCAGCAGTGGGGCGTGGATTACTCAAAAATGAAGGCGTTTACATTAGACGAGTATGTGGGACTCTCTCCCGAAGATCACAAAAGTGTGAGCTTCAGAATTCGCAATCAAGTATTGGACCATCTCAATATAAAAAGTGAACATATTCATATGCCTGATGGCATGGCGGAGGATCTGGACACAGCTTGCCATGAATACAGTCGTCTTCTGGACAAGCATCCTGTAGACCTTGAAGTACTAGGTATAGGTACGAACGGTCATATCGGTTTTAATGAACCAGGAACCGCCTTTCATCTGGATACGCATGTGAAAGATCTGGAGAGCAGGACTGCCGAGATGAAGGCGGGATTTTTTGGCTCTGCGGCGATGGTACCGAAGCAAGGTCTTACTGTGGGAATCAAGCGAATCATGATGTCCAAGCAAATTTTGCTACTTGCCAAGGGGGAGAGCAAAGCAGAGATCATTAAAAAGGCATTATATGGTGAAATTACACCGGAGATTCCTGCATCCGTTCTACAATTACATCCTTTTCTAACCGTGATCCTTGATAAAGAAGCTGCCAAAATACTCTAG
- a CDS encoding DUF6612 family protein, with translation MKKWTLGLMAMILVLGITACGNDKEANGGNTANGGNTDKVAGANGTADSATVPTLEELLQKSADASKDLKSLSMVAEMNQDMVITQGDQKQEQSIIMKITSDIIKDPLQLVQEIKMTLPGQGDTDMKQYVTEEGVFVNVGGVWSKQPNETREQLLASIEDSANPQKQLEQFKTISKDTVITAEGDEYVLTADVSGDAVKGLAKELMSRSGGNAEDTAAMIEQMNIKSIKITTAVNKDTYLPTRANVDLVLEMEQEGANISMNMVMKTTSSKYNEISEIKVPQEALDSAQ, from the coding sequence TTGAAAAAGTGGACTTTAGGATTAATGGCTATGATTTTGGTGTTAGGAATTACAGCATGTGGAAATGACAAAGAAGCTAATGGAGGCAATACAGCTAACGGGGGAAATACAGATAAAGTAGCAGGAGCTAATGGAACTGCAGATTCAGCAACAGTTCCTACACTCGAAGAATTACTTCAGAAATCTGCGGACGCTTCTAAGGATTTGAAGAGCTTATCGATGGTAGCGGAAATGAATCAGGACATGGTCATAACACAAGGGGATCAGAAACAAGAGCAGAGTATTATAATGAAGATCACAAGTGATATTATCAAAGATCCATTGCAGTTGGTTCAAGAAATAAAAATGACGCTACCTGGTCAAGGCGATACAGATATGAAGCAGTATGTTACTGAAGAAGGTGTATTTGTAAATGTCGGTGGCGTTTGGTCCAAACAACCTAATGAGACACGAGAGCAGTTGCTCGCCAGCATCGAGGATTCGGCTAATCCACAAAAGCAATTAGAACAGTTCAAAACGATTTCTAAAGATACCGTAATTACGGCAGAAGGCGATGAATATGTATTGACAGCAGATGTATCAGGTGATGCTGTTAAAGGTCTGGCGAAAGAATTGATGAGTCGTTCCGGAGGAAATGCGGAGGATACGGCGGCCATGATAGAGCAAATGAATATCAAGAGCATTAAGATTACTACAGCCGTAAATAAAGACACTTATCTTCCTACTAGAGCTAACGTAGACTTAGTTCTGGAAATGGAACAGGAAGGTGCAAACATTTCGATGAACATGGTCATGAAGACTACCTCCTCCAAGTACAACGAAATTAGTGAAATTAAAGTGCCACAAGAGGCGCTGGATAGCGCTCAATAA
- a CDS encoding Gfo/Idh/MocA family protein yields the protein MNIRKDGKIKWGIMGTGVIAEQFVADLVHTTNGEAYAVGSRREGSAEEFAEKFNLPCAYGSYEELVHDPEVDVIYIATPHPFHQENAMNSLRAGKSVLCEKPFTVNSNELELLISMARKQGLFLMEAMWMRFLPPMVRVKQWLSEGRIGDVRLVKAEFGIMSDWDPEGRLLNPDLAGGALLDVGIYPVSFASMIFGSSPTEVWSTAHIGTTGVDEQFSLILSYGSRRSACLHGAVRLDLKNEAYIHGTKGYIHLPSLHNAASATLYVNGEEVETFCDDRAGKGYSYEAEEVGNCILNGLRESPMMPWEESLGVMRLLDEVREQWKLQYPFE from the coding sequence ATGAACATACGTAAAGATGGAAAGATCAAATGGGGCATTATGGGGACCGGTGTCATCGCCGAACAGTTTGTAGCTGATTTGGTACACACGACAAATGGGGAAGCTTATGCGGTTGGTTCTCGTAGGGAAGGAAGTGCTGAAGAATTTGCCGAGAAATTTAATCTTCCTTGTGCCTATGGAAGTTATGAGGAGTTAGTCCATGATCCAGAGGTTGATGTGATCTATATTGCGACACCACATCCTTTTCATCAGGAGAATGCGATGAATAGTCTTCGTGCGGGCAAATCCGTGCTGTGCGAGAAACCATTTACAGTGAATAGTAATGAGCTTGAACTGTTAATTTCAATGGCACGGAAGCAGGGATTATTTCTAATGGAAGCCATGTGGATGCGCTTTTTACCACCTATGGTAAGGGTTAAACAATGGTTGTCCGAAGGTAGAATTGGCGATGTGAGATTGGTAAAAGCGGAATTTGGAATTATGAGTGATTGGGACCCGGAAGGTAGATTGCTGAATCCTGATCTTGCTGGAGGAGCACTGTTGGATGTGGGGATTTATCCCGTATCCTTTGCTTCTATGATTTTTGGGTCCTCACCCACAGAGGTATGGAGTACTGCACACATCGGTACAACGGGCGTGGATGAACAATTTTCATTGATTCTCTCTTATGGCTCACGCAGGTCTGCTTGTCTACACGGAGCAGTTCGTCTTGATTTGAAGAATGAAGCATACATTCATGGTACGAAAGGCTATATCCACCTTCCTTCCCTGCATAATGCCGCTTCAGCCACGCTTTATGTGAATGGCGAAGAAGTGGAGACTTTCTGTGATGATCGGGCAGGTAAAGGTTACTCCTATGAAGCAGAAGAGGTCGGAAACTGCATTCTTAATGGCCTCAGGGAAAGTCCTATGATGCCTTGGGAGGAATCGCTAGGGGTTATGAGATTACTTGACGAGGTCAGAGAGCAATGGAAACTGCAATATCCATTTGAATAG
- a CDS encoding DUF1273 domain-containing protein, with protein MKNLLVTGYRAHELGIYDNKHRGIPYIRQAIASRLIPLLEEGLEWIITPGQYGVDLWAIEAALSLKPEFPHLKCSIITAFSNQEENWKDEKKNYYQDIIQRVDYSAAVSKESYIGKWQFLARDELLFRKTDGILLVYDEEAGEASPKFVKDRALKKHNNDGYIYLNIGMEEIQSIADQEE; from the coding sequence TTGAAAAATCTTCTAGTCACCGGTTACCGAGCCCATGAGCTTGGAATTTACGATAATAAGCATCGAGGTATTCCTTACATCCGCCAAGCGATCGCCTCTAGGTTAATTCCTTTGCTTGAGGAAGGTCTGGAATGGATCATTACACCTGGGCAATATGGTGTGGACTTATGGGCTATTGAAGCAGCATTGTCATTAAAGCCTGAGTTCCCTCATCTAAAATGCTCCATCATCACCGCTTTTAGTAATCAAGAAGAAAATTGGAAAGACGAGAAAAAAAACTATTATCAGGATATTATTCAACGTGTAGATTATTCCGCTGCAGTAAGCAAAGAATCGTATATCGGAAAATGGCAGTTTCTCGCTAGGGACGAGCTATTGTTTCGAAAAACAGATGGAATCCTGCTCGTCTATGACGAAGAGGCCGGCGAAGCCAGCCCCAAATTCGTTAAAGATCGTGCGTTGAAGAAACATAACAACGATGGCTATATCTACCTCAATATCGGCATGGAAGAAATCCAATCCATCGCCGACCAAGAGGAGTAG
- a CDS encoding SGNH/GDSL hydrolase family protein encodes MLLQDNDVVLFQGDSITDAGRNYEDGASLGVGYSLLIASQLGHMYPKMNLSFLNRGISGNRVVDLQGRWDEDCLDLKPTWVSIYIGINDTWRRYDEGQETTAAQFEATYRDIIVRTQEKLNANLILIEPFVLPVPEDRKKWREDLDPKITVARELAREFGAIYIPLDGLFAAASTQAEPHFWAPDGVHPSPAGHGLIADAWMKAVGAIR; translated from the coding sequence ATGTTATTACAAGATAACGACGTGGTGTTATTTCAAGGTGACAGCATTACCGATGCAGGCCGTAATTATGAAGATGGAGCATCTCTTGGTGTAGGATACTCGCTTCTGATTGCTTCCCAACTGGGACATATGTATCCCAAAATGAATCTTTCTTTTCTGAATCGTGGAATCAGCGGTAACCGAGTTGTTGATTTACAAGGCCGTTGGGATGAGGATTGTCTGGATCTGAAACCAACTTGGGTGTCGATATATATCGGAATTAATGACACGTGGCGGAGATATGATGAGGGGCAAGAGACAACGGCAGCACAATTTGAAGCTACTTATCGAGATATTATTGTTCGTACACAAGAGAAGTTGAATGCTAACCTCATTCTTATCGAGCCTTTTGTACTTCCAGTACCAGAAGATCGTAAGAAATGGCGTGAGGATTTGGATCCAAAAATCACAGTCGCTAGGGAGCTTGCCCGTGAATTTGGCGCGATATACATACCGCTTGATGGACTTTTTGCAGCAGCTTCTACCCAAGCTGAGCCTCACTTTTGGGCACCGGACGGAGTGCATCCTTCCCCAGCGGGACATGGACTCATCGCTGATGCATGGATGAAAGCTGTAGGAGCTATTCGTTAA
- a CDS encoding YecA family protein — protein MENHDLLLEQKNIQHAIIGDVITDLSEILSNLSKARLSALASTLKLQGRSKMKKDELAAALVSEITDVEKLESILLRLESAEWELFESLLDTPIQQDNFAKYGYYYFLMEHGLIFTYFNDNKLYLIVPDQVRTAYAQINQTEFRKAHDRRLNIYNYTLALTNLYGIFKPDQLLKIFNDQKNDSPLSEQELMSNISVFLEREQNFVLKDEYIVNTSLLFEGDEKEYNELLKHIKNKPHYVPAKNELLQYADDSYFEITKQLVTLRNYLSKDLCRDPELLDYLIDDIQLACSTESSLQEIVYEFERREIQFHNKEQAQNVMSLIADVYNHTRLWSNCGYTPTEMSKLPGNFRSGPMAVPFRVPNNQPVNVTKIGRNDPCPCGSGAKYKKCCGK, from the coding sequence TTGGAGAATCATGACTTACTGCTTGAACAGAAAAATATACAACATGCTATTATAGGTGATGTTATTACCGACTTATCTGAGATCCTTAGTAATCTTTCAAAGGCAAGATTATCTGCATTGGCGTCGACACTTAAGCTACAAGGTCGCTCGAAGATGAAGAAGGATGAGCTTGCTGCTGCTTTGGTGAGTGAGATTACAGATGTGGAAAAACTAGAGTCCATTCTACTACGCTTAGAATCCGCAGAGTGGGAGTTGTTCGAATCACTGCTCGATACACCGATTCAACAGGACAATTTCGCTAAATACGGATATTATTATTTCTTAATGGAGCACGGGTTGATCTTTACTTATTTTAACGACAATAAGCTGTATTTGATTGTTCCTGATCAGGTTCGTACTGCTTATGCTCAAATAAATCAGACTGAATTCAGAAAAGCCCATGACAGACGTCTTAATATCTATAACTACACTTTGGCTTTGACTAACCTGTATGGGATCTTTAAGCCGGATCAACTTCTGAAGATCTTTAATGATCAGAAGAATGACTCGCCACTTAGCGAACAAGAGCTTATGTCAAATATCTCTGTTTTCTTAGAAAGAGAGCAGAACTTCGTCCTGAAGGATGAGTATATTGTTAATACCTCTCTCCTGTTTGAAGGGGACGAGAAAGAGTACAACGAACTATTGAAGCATATTAAGAACAAGCCACATTATGTTCCAGCTAAGAATGAGCTTCTCCAATATGCGGATGACAGTTATTTTGAGATTACAAAGCAACTAGTAACTCTACGCAATTATTTATCCAAAGACCTGTGTCGTGATCCCGAGCTGCTCGACTATTTGATCGATGATATTCAGCTAGCATGTTCAACGGAATCGTCACTACAGGAAATTGTCTATGAATTTGAGAGAAGAGAAATTCAATTTCATAACAAAGAACAAGCCCAAAACGTAATGTCTCTAATCGCTGATGTGTACAACCATACTAGACTGTGGTCGAACTGTGGATATACACCAACAGAGATGAGTAAGCTTCCGGGTAATTTCCGTTCAGGTCCGATGGCGGTACCGTTCCGTGTACCTAACAACCAGCCGGTTAACGTAACTAAGATCGGTAGGAACGACCCTTGTCCTTGCGGTAGTGGGGCTAAGTATAAGAAATGCTGTGGTAAGTAG
- a CDS encoding Gfo/Idh/MocA family protein: MNQSTARKVKWGIMSTGWIAEQFAQDLVHVNNGIAYAVGSRSQESADRFAAKFNIPHAYANYENLVNDPEVEALYVGTPHPFHCENVLLALRAGKAVLCEKPFTVNSDELSELITTARQSKLFLMEAMWTRFLTPIVQVRKWLKEGRIGTVKLLKADAGFRADWNPQGRLLNPDLGGGALLDIGIYPVSFASMIFGPHPEKIQSNVHIGETGVDEQFSLLLDYGEGRTATLNGAIRLQLRNDAYIYGTEGMIHVPSFLEAKSATLFVDGKEVEKYTDEREAIGYAFEAEEVGRCLLTGVTESSVISLDESLNIMKLLDEVRRQWGLRYPFE; encoded by the coding sequence ATGAATCAATCAACTGCTAGAAAAGTAAAGTGGGGCATTATGAGTACGGGATGGATTGCTGAACAATTTGCCCAGGATTTGGTTCATGTTAACAATGGAATAGCCTATGCAGTTGGATCACGTAGTCAGGAAAGTGCAGATCGTTTTGCGGCTAAGTTTAACATTCCACATGCTTATGCTAACTATGAGAACTTGGTGAACGATCCTGAGGTTGAGGCCTTATATGTTGGAACACCACATCCATTTCATTGTGAGAATGTATTGCTAGCGTTGCGGGCTGGCAAGGCGGTATTGTGCGAGAAGCCTTTTACGGTCAATAGTGATGAACTGTCAGAACTGATTACCACTGCTAGGCAAAGTAAGTTATTCCTGATGGAAGCGATGTGGACCAGGTTCCTAACTCCCATTGTTCAGGTAAGAAAATGGCTTAAGGAAGGCCGTATCGGTACAGTGAAGTTGTTGAAGGCAGACGCTGGATTTCGAGCGGATTGGAATCCACAAGGAAGATTGCTTAATCCTGATCTAGGAGGAGGCGCGCTACTGGATATCGGTATTTATCCAGTGTCTTTCGCATCGATGATATTTGGGCCCCATCCGGAGAAAATACAGAGTAATGTGCATATTGGAGAGACTGGAGTTGATGAGCAGTTCTCACTCCTCTTGGATTATGGTGAGGGAAGAACAGCTACATTAAATGGAGCTATTCGCCTTCAACTCAGAAATGATGCTTATATTTATGGAACAGAAGGAATGATCCATGTTCCATCTTTCCTCGAAGCAAAGTCAGCGACTTTGTTTGTGGATGGGAAGGAAGTAGAGAAGTATACTGATGAGCGAGAGGCAATTGGTTATGCGTTTGAAGCTGAAGAGGTTGGACGTTGTCTCCTTACTGGTGTTACTGAGAGTTCCGTCATTTCTCTCGACGAATCTCTCAATATAATGAAGTTACTAGATGAGGTTCGTAGGCAGTGGGGATTACGATATCCTTTTGAATAA
- a CDS encoding zinc ribbon domain-containing protein: MAFFDKLGEKITSTSKDVAKKTKDLTEIAKINMQIGSEEDKLKSKYLEIGKLYYELFNEAPGEQFTNLCEEITASINQIDSSKRQILSIKGVKICTNCGAEVLQDAAFCGSCGVKVEEEIPEESLTVIDAEVEIIVPQIHCSHCDSVINADAAFCGSCGQKVEQV; this comes from the coding sequence ATGGCTTTCTTTGATAAATTAGGCGAGAAAATTACAAGTACAAGTAAAGATGTAGCTAAGAAAACGAAGGATCTAACTGAAATTGCTAAGATCAACATGCAAATCGGTAGTGAAGAAGATAAGCTGAAGAGCAAATATCTTGAGATTGGCAAATTGTATTATGAGTTATTTAATGAAGCCCCAGGCGAACAGTTTACCAATCTATGTGAAGAGATTACAGCTTCTATCAACCAGATTGATTCATCGAAACGGCAAATCCTAAGCATTAAAGGAGTGAAAATCTGTACCAATTGTGGTGCAGAAGTACTTCAAGATGCTGCATTCTGCGGCTCATGTGGGGTTAAAGTAGAAGAGGAAATTCCTGAGGAATCATTAACGGTAATCGATGCCGAAGTAGAAATCATAGTACCGCAAATCCATTGTTCACACTGTGATAGTGTGATTAATGCAGATGCTGCATTCTGTGGAAGTTGTGGACAAAAGGTCGAACAGGTGTAA